The Oceanotoga teriensis DNA window AATTTAATTATACAATATATAATATAAATAATAAAAATGAAAATATATTAAGAAAAATATAATAAATCTATTGTATAATTATTTAACAAAATTATTATATGGAGGGAACTTTATGAAAAAAATATTAATCTTTTTATTATTAATACTTTCATTAACAATATTTTCAAGAAATCTTCTTTTCATTGGAGATAAATTCATAGATAAAAACTTAGAATTAAAAAATGAAAACTATGTGTTAGATGTTTTAAATAAAAATATAGATGAAGATGATGAAATAGAAAAAATAATTTTGATAGGTGAAAAATCATCTAAAACAGATATTTACAGCGATAATTTAAAATTAATCATCTATAATAATAAAAACATAAATATAATTGAAAACATCATAAATGGCGGATATGATTCAGAAATAAATATATATAATGAAAAAGAATCAAATCCAAAAATAATTATAAAAAACTATACTGGTGGTAGTGGAAACTATCAAAATGTATCTATAATAGATTTAAAATCAAAAAAAATTATTTTTGATTCTAACATAAATAGATTTAATATAAAAGGATACTTTTTAAATGACTTTAAAATATCACTTTCAATTAATGAATTTAATTTTATTATAGACTTAAATAATAAGAAAACTAAATATATAAATGAAAATCTTTATGATGAAAATGGAACCCTAATAAATCAAAATACATCCTTGATGATAGGAGGAATTTCACAAATAAATACATTAAATTTTAATAGATCCATAATAAACATATCATTCGGAGTATCAGGTTTTTATCATGCGGATAGAATTGGTTACTTAAATATAATGATGAAATATTCAAATAATGATTGGGAAATTTTAAGCATAAGTTTTGATAAAATATTATATTCAAAATAAAAGAGATATGCAATTGCATATCTCTTTTATTTTATCAACCTTATTATTTCTTTTATAAATTGTTTGTATGTAACACATTCTGTTAATTTATAAGCATTTTCTTCCTCTAACAATAATACTATCAAATTATCATAAACATCGTAAAATATTTCTCTCTCATATTCATTAATAGCAAAAAGTAAAACTATTTTCACTAATTGTCCATTCCAGTTAATAGGATATTTTTCATTTAATAAAATAAATATACCTGTTTTTTTTGCATTCATTCTCATTGAATGCGGAACAGCTATATGTCCAAAAGCTGTTGAGGCTCTGTTTTCTCTCTCTAAAATTTCATTGTAATAAGATTTTTCTATATATCCTTCCTCTTCCATAATTTTCGTCATAAATCTCAAAGCTTCTTTATCATTTTTAAACTCTAAATTTCTATAAAAAAATTTTGGATTTGATATTTTTACCAAATGTCTTTTAAGTCTTATCTTTTTTTTATTTATTTTAATTTTTTCTATTTTTTCTTTTATCATATCTATATCTTTATAATTTATAAAAGGAGTTATAATAACTGTATTTTTAGGAATATTTTCAAATATTGGAATTATTGAAATTAATAAATCAGATTTTTCAATTTTGTCAACTTCATCTATTGATGTTATAACTTTTTTTATTTGCTTTCTTATATTAGCTGCCATAAATCCACTGGATGCTCCAGAACCACAAACTAATAAAACATTTATATCTTCCATATACATCTCTCCTTCAGAATAAAATATATAATCAAATTATAGGAAAAACAAAAAAATTAATCAAATAAATATTTTCACCATAGAAGTGAAAATATTTACCAAAAAAAAAGACATCTGAAAAAATTCAGATGTCTTTTTTAAAAGTTATTAAAGTTCTATATCTATTATCACTGGCATATGATCAGAAGGATATACTCCATTCCAATTATCCGGCAAAATAGCATGATTTATAACTTTAACATTATTTTTTATAAATATATAATCAATGAGAGGAAAATCACTTATGAGTCCTTTTTGAATATTTTCAAATATCTCTAAAATTTTAAAATTATGAAAACTAAAATCACAACCGTAATGTTCATTTATACTCATATATCTCGAATCTTTGACAAAATTTTCAGATTTTCTTGTAAGAATTTTATAAACCTCACTGTTAGGAGTATTATTAAAATCTCCGGTCAATAAAACTGGAAATTTATTTGCAATATTTTTTATATTATCCAATAAAAGATAAGTGCCTTGTTCCATAGCTTCCTTCCCAACATGATCGAGATGAGTATTAAAAAAATAAAAACTATCTCCTGTTTTTATAACTTTAAATTTTGCCCATGTTACTATTCTTATACAAGCTGCATCCCATCCCATACTGCCTTTAACTTCAGGAGTCTCCGAAAGCCAAAAAACTCCCCAATCTTCGAGTATAAATTTATCTTTTTTAAAAAATATTGGTCCAAACTCCCCTTCTTCTTCTCCATCTTCTCTTCCAACTCCGACATAATCATATCCTTTAAGACCATTTTTTAAAAATATCAATTGATCTTTCAAAACTTCTTGAAGGCCTATTATATCAATATCATGAAATCTAATAAGTTCTAAAACCTTATTTTTTCTAACTACCCATGAAGTCAAACCTATATCATCTTCATTCTGATATCGAATGTTAAAACTACCTATCCTAAACATAGACTCTTTATTCATATAACATCCCTCTTTTATAATGAAATTTTGTGAACTTTTTAATTTATATATACTTTTTATTATATCTTATTTTCAAATAAATTATACCATAAAACGCTAAATCTTTTCACAAACTATTCTTAAAACTATATTAAAACTATTCTTATATATAACATTATTTTATTCAATATTATAATTTTATTAAATATAGTTTATACAATAAAAAAAGTCAATCTTTATTTTTATAAAGATTGACTTATAAATTAATGTCCGCAACATCCACCTTCATCTGAACCACAACATCCGCCTTCATGTTCATGTTCTCCATCACCGCATCCAGAACATCCACCACAACTACTTTGTTGGCTCATCAACATTTGAATAAACTGATTAACAACCTCTTCAACAGTTCCTTTAGCATCATAAAAAACCTTAATTTTAAATTCAGCTAATAGTTTACACATATCTTCACCTATAGAATCAGCAATTACAACATCTGTTTGATTTTCACCTATATATTTAGCTACTTTTTCATCTTCATCATCTTTATGAGGATTTTCAACAACACTTATTCTCGATGACTCACTCTCAAGGTCAACAAAAGCAAAATATTCTGATTTTGAAAAATTTTCATTTATATTTGATTTTATAGAATCATCACTTAAAACAGGCATTACTAATCTCATAAAACACCTCCAAAAATATTTGTAATTCAATTCTATCAATTAAAGATAACAAAAATAATAATAAAAAATAAAAAATCCAGAGCATTTAAATACTCTGGATTCATAAACTAATAATAAATATTAGTTTTCTATTTTCACAATAGACTTATAGGGTTTAAATTTTCATCAATGATGATGATCATGATTACATCCATAAGTTTCATCATCTTCAAGATTATTACTTAAATAATCTTCCATTATTTGTTTAAGATTACCGCTCACTCCTCTGTAAACTTCTATATCAAATTGATTAAAAAATTCAACAGCTCTTGATCCAATTCCTCTCACAACCATAACATCCACATTATTTTCTTTCATAAGTCCTGGAATTTGACCAGGTGCATGTTCAGACAACGGGTTTTTTTGAATATCTATATCATATCCTTCATCTTTTAAAGTTATATAGCCAAAATAAGGAGCATGGCCAAAATGTTCACTAATAACAGAATCTTTTCCATTATCATCCAACAAAGGCATAGCTAATTTTTTCATATTTATTACCTCCATAATTTTATATACAAAATAAATATATCACAAAAAAAAATATATTTCATTTCTAATTATTCTAGATTAGAGACTATTATAAGAAATTATTACCAATTAAACAAAAAAATCTTTTTATATGTTTATTTGATATATATAATTTTTTTATATATAATATATATACATATCAAATAAAAATTATCTGATTTAAAAAGGAGGATTTCTTATGCCTAATGGAGATGGAACAGGACCTTTCGGTGATGGAAGAAGAAGAAACGGTGAAAAATGCACAGGTAGAAGAAAAAATAGTTTAAGAAACGAAAACATAGAATTTACAGGAAGAAGAGGTAAAAGATGCAGCAAAAATGGTAGAGGTTGGAGAAATATAAATAATAAGGAGTTTGAATAAAATTGAAAATTGCCGTTTTATCTGGTAAAGGTGGGGTTGGTAAAACTTTGGTTTCTACCAACCTTACCAATATTTTGTCTAAATATACCAAAATAGAACTTTTGGACTGCGATGTTGAAGAACCTAATTCAAATATTTTTTTTAATTTTGAATTCAATAAAAAAGAAAAAATAAATTTATTAGTCCCAGAAATAGATAATCAAAAATGTACAAAATGTGGTTTATGTGCAGATAGTTGTCAATTTGGAGCTATAAACGTTTTTAATCATGGAGTAATGGTATTCAATTCTTTATGCCATGGTTGTGGAGTATGTTCAATAGTATGTCCGCATGAAGCTATATCAGAAAAAGAAAAATCTATTGGAACTATTGAATATGGTCAAAAGAATAATATATACTTTGGTCAAGGGCTATTAAATATAGGAGAACCTTCTGGTGTAAAGATAATAAGAACTTTAAAAAAACATTCAAAAAATATAAATCTTCAAATACTTGATGCTCCTCCAGGTGCTTCATGTTCAGTTGTAGAAACATTAAAAAATATGAATTATGCAATAATAGTTACTGAATCTACTCCATTTGGATTTCATGATATGAAGTCTGTAATTGAAATATGTCAAAAAATGGGATTAAAAATGGGTATAATAATAAATAGATATGACAAAGATTACACCGAAATAGAAGAATATTTAAACAAAAATAATATAGAAATACTCGAAAAAATACCTTTTTCTAAAGAAATAGCTTTGATGTATTCAAAAGGTGAATTAATTTCACAAAACGATAAATACAAAATAATATTTCAAAATATTTTAAATAAGATAGGTGTTGTCCAATGAAGCAAATATCTATTGTAAGTGGAAAAGGCGGAACTGGAAAAACTACATTGAGCGGTGCTTTGAATTTTTTATTTCAAAATAACACAGCAGCTGATTGTGATGTTGATGCTTCAAATTTATACTTACTTTTGAATCCAAAATTAAAAAAACAATATGATTACTATGGTGGAAAAAAAGCCTTCATTGAACAAGACAAATGTATAAAATGCGGAAAATGTCAAACATTATGTAGATTTGATGCTATTGATTTTATAAATGAAGAATTCAAAATAAATGAATATTCATGTGAAGGATGCAATTTATGTGTTCTAAAATGTCCTGTTAAAGCGATAGAATTAATAGATAATAGAGCGGGAGAATACTATTTATCTGAAAATAAAAAAATGAAAGTAATTCATGGTTCTTTAGAACCTGGAGAAGAAACCTCTGGAGGTCTTGTTGCAGAAATCAGAAAAAAAGCCATCGAAGTATCAAAAGAAGAAAAAACAGATTATATAATAATAGATGGAGCTCCTGGAATGGGATGCCCAGCAACCTCTTCAATAACAGGCGTAAACTATGTAATAATAGTTACAGAACCAACAAAGTCAGGTATTCATGATTTAAAAAGAATAATAGATACAACCAAACATTTTAAAAGAGAGTTTGGAATTGTTATAAACAGATTTGACCTAAACATTCAGAACACTGAACTAATAGAAAAATTTTGTAAAGATAATGGTATAAAACTTCTTGGCAATATATCATTTGATGAAACTGTTTTGAAAGCAACACAAAAACAAAAAAGTATAATCGAATATGATTCTAAAGCTAAAGAAGATATAATAAATATATTTAATAATTTAATGGAGGAAATATCATGAAAATAGCTTTATGTTCAAAAGAAAATAAAAAAGAATCTTTAGTAGATGATAGATTTGCAAGATCTGAATACTTTGTAATATTTGATGATGAAAAAAAAGATTTTAATTTCATAAAAAATAATTCAAATACAGAACATGGTGCGGGACCAAAAGCAATACAATTTTTAGCAGAACAAAATGTAAATATAATAATAGCTCCACCACTTGGTAAAAATGCTACAATGGCAGCTGAAGGATCAAAAATACAAGTTTATTTACAAGAAAATAAAAGTATTGAAGAAAACTTAAAAGCGTTTAAAGAAAATTTATTAAATAAACAATAATATCTTTCCTTCCTAATTTTAAAAAAATAAAGTATAATTTTATAAAAGATAATTAGGAGGGATTAAAATGGCTGATATTATAGACTATAAGATAGTTGGAGATGATATGCAACTCGTAGAAATAGAACTCGATCCTGGTGAAGGAGTAAGAGCAGAAGCGGGTGCAATGATGTATATGGAAAATGATATAATGATGCAAACAAACACAGGAGGAGGATTATTTAGAGGTTTAAAAAGAATGTTTACAGGCGAAAGTTTTTTCATAACCAACTTCGTACAAAATGGTTCTGGAAAAGGTCATGTAGCTTTTGGAGCCCCTTATCCTGGAAAAATAGTTCCTTTAAATCTTACAGATTTCAATGGTACTTTTATATGTCAAAAAGATAGTTTCTTATGTGCTGCAAATGGTATTGAAATAGAAATAGAATTAACAAAAAAAATAGGTACGGGTCTATTCGGTGGTGAAGGATTCATACTTCAAAGGTTACAAGGACATGGAATGGCTTTTATACATGCAGGTGGGGCTTTAGTAGAAAAACAATTAAATGCTGGAGAAATATTAAAAGTCGATACTGGATGTATAGTAGGATTTTCAAATTCAATCCATTATGATATAGAATTTATTGGTGGATTTAAAAATGCATTATTTGGTGGGGAAGGTATGTTTCTTGCAAAACTCTCTGGACCTGGAACTGTATATCTTCAAAGCTTGCCTTTTTCAAGACTTGCAGATAGAATAGTCGCTGCTTCAGGATATTCAAATAGAGGCGAACAAAGAAATTCTGGAACTGTTGCTGGAGACATAATAGGTGGATTTTTTGGTGGAGATAGAGAATATTAAAAAAACTTAAATAGCTTAAGCTATTTAAGTTTTTATTCTATATAGATATATTCATTACTGTATATATATTTAGAAGGCTTATAATAAATTTCTGTATATTCAACCATATCCCCATCAACATCATATGAAACTCTTGTTTTTTTTAGCAAAGGAATATTATCCTCTATTTCAAATGACATATCTGGCAAATCTTTGCCTAAAATTGCCTCCATATAATCAACAGATCTTCTCAAAACTATATTTCTATCATTAAAAATTTCATACAAAGAAACTATAGACTTTGGATTCTCAAGTAAATCCTCCAAATCGTATTTACAAGATACATATGTATCAAATTCCATGATTATCTCTTTGTTAATACTTCTTTGTCTTTTCAAAAGATAATAATGAGAATTAGTTGGAATTGCTTTATCAAAAGATTTGATATCTACTTTTACTCTTTTAAAAGACAAAATTTTAGTATGAAGCTCTATATTCATATCTCTCATTTTTTGAGAAAAACTTTTAAGTTTTATTTTTTCTTGTGTTCCCATACTTATATGTTTATTTATAACAAATGTACCTTTACCAGGTCTTTTATCAAGATAACCCTTTTTAGAAAGATCATCAATTGCTCGCCTTATGGTAATCCTACTAACATTATAAGCACTCATCAACTCTGGTTCTGGTGGTATCAATTCACCAATCTTATAAACTCCATTTATTATCTTTCTCTCTAAATCATCCATAACTTGCTTATATAAAGGTACCCCAGAATTCTTATCTATTCCTATCATAATCTCCATTCCCTTTCATAAAATTAAAATTAAATTTTTTCCAAGAATCTAAATATTTTAACATAAAAATTTCTTCTTCTTTAACTCTTGCCAATACATTCATATTTCCATTATTTTTAATATTTTTCAAAGCTATAGAAAGTTCTCCTTCATAACCTTCAGAATTCTCATTATCTATAAAAATATCACCTCTGTTTATATCATAAGAATTATTTTTAACACATATATTTTTAATCTTCTTCCTCGCTTCTAAAGTTCTTATAGTATAAACAGAATTATCTCCACGACAAGTATACAATGGAAATTCTAAATACTCCTTTTCTTTATCACTTATTCCTTTCATCGGTATTATATCAAAGCTTAAAATAGATTCTTCAAGTTCTGATAATTTTTTTATTTCATCTTCTTTTGCATAACAATTTCCTATTATAATTTTATCACTTAATTCCATATTTATTAAATGTTTAGCCTGAGTTACTATATCAAAATTTCTATGCATTTCAAGCATAGGTGTCTTAGAAATAGATGATTTTATTGAAAAATCTCCATTTTGTGAAAAAATAAACCCAGAAGTTTTTAACCCATTCAGTTTTGCAAAAGAAGTACTTTTAATATAATATTCTTCTGACAATCCAGTAAAATCTTTTGGATAATAATTATGTGACGCCCTTAAAAAACTTTTTCTTGGTCTATAATTTAAAACTTTTTCAACTATATTATAATCACTACTTATATTCAAATCAATAAATATACCAAAATCATTATAAGTCATCATAGCTTCTTCAAAACCACTAAAACCTTTATCTAATCTAATAGCATCCAAACCAATTTCTTTGATGAAAGAAATATCTTCATAATTAAGTCCATGGTCTTTAAAAACATCGAAATGTATATCTGCTGTTATAAAAAAACCCATTTCTTTTGCTATATTTATAATTCTCTTAGAATTCTCAAGATTTTCTGCAGAAAATAAACATAAAAAAAGTTCTGAAAAATTATATTTTCTAACCATTTCCAAATATTTTATATCATGTGATATACTAATATCATCAGGATACAATGCAACTCCAAACTCTATCATTTTATTTTCCACCTCATTTTTAAGCATTTTTTCAAATTTTATTAATATACCTATTTCTTTTTTATTAATTAGCCATAAAAGGTTATTATTTGAAAAAATGCTATTTTGTTTTTAAACATTATAACGTTATAATCTAATTGTAAGTTTTTTATTTTAAATATTTAAAAACTTTATAAAACAAAATCATTAAAGATTTATCCTTATGAGGAGGGAATTTTATGAAGAAAGTTTTTTTCATTTTATTATCCGTGTTAATGTTATTTTTATTAGTATCATGTGAAAAAAGCGACGAGAAAGATGGCATAAAAGTGGCTATGATAACAAGCCAAGGGGGACTCGGAGACAAATCATGGAATGACAGTGGTTATCAAGGATTAGTCAAAGCAAAAGAAGGTATGGACATAGAAACAAAAGTAATTGAACCAAAAGATGCTGCCGAAGGCGAAAAATTCTTAAATGATTTAGCTCAAGCTGGATACGATTTAATAATTACAATGGAATATGCTCATGGTGATGTTTTAAAAGAAGTTGCACCTAAATATAAAGACACACACTTTGCAATATTCAATCAAGTTGTAGATGTTCCAAATGTTGTATCGGTAGTTTTCGGAGAACATGAAGGTTCTTTCCTTGCTGGTGCTCTTGCAGCTTTAATGACTACAGATACATCAATTTCAAGAATAAATTCAGACAAAAAAATAGGTTTCATTGGTGGAATTCAATCACCTGGAATAGATAAATTTTTAGTTGGATATAGAGAAGGGGCAAAATACATAGATAAAGATATACAAGTAGTAGTAGGATATGCAAATAGTTTCGGAGATCCTAATAAGGGTAAAGAAATAGCTTCATCACAAATAAATAATGGAGTAGATATCATATATTCTGTTGCTGGTGGAACTGGTATAGGAGTTTTCGAAGAAGCTGAAAACAAAAATGTTTATGCTATAGGTGTTGACACAGATCAAGATTATTTAAAACCAGGAACAATTTTAACAAGTATGCTAAAAAGAGTAGATTTATCTATATATGAAATAATAAAACAACTTGTAGATGGGAAACTTCAAAATAATACTGTTATGACCCCTGCACTCGCACAAAAAGGTGTTTCTTTAACAGAAATGAAGTATACAAAAGATGATATTCCAGCAAAATATCTTGAAAGATTAGAAGAAATAAAACAAGATATAATAAATAATAAAATAAAGGTTACAGATATTACAGCAAAATAATTTAAGAGGTGTTTCTCAATGGAAATGATAATAAATACCCAAAAACTCACAAAACAATTTGGAGATTTTTTTGCAAATAAAGATATTGACCTTGAAATATATAAAGGTGATTTCCACGCTCTCGTTGGTGAAAACGGAGCGGGGAAAACCACCTTAATGAATATGCTTTATGGATTATACACTCCTTCTTTTGGAAAAATATTCATAAAAGGAAAAGAAATAAATATAAAAAATCCAAAAGATGCTATAAAACATGGAATAGGAATGGTTCATCAACATTTTAAATTAGTTGAAAGTTTATCAATCTTTGAAAATATTTTTCTTGGAAATGAAATAACAAAAAATAAAATGTTCATAAATTTTGAAAAAGAAAAAAAACTTGTTCAAAATTTAATAGATGAATATGGTTATTCATTCTCAGCAGATACTAAAATTAAAGACCTTTCTGTAGGTGAAAAACAAAAAGTTGAAATATTAAAAATATTATACCAAAATGCTGAAATATTAATACTCGATGAACCAACTGCCGTACTAACTCCACAAGAAGTAATAGAATTGCTGAACAACTTAAAAAAACTTCAAAAAAAAGGAAAAACAATAATAATAATAACTCATAAATTAAATGAAGTTAAAGATTTTTCAGACAATATAACAGTTTTAAGAAAAGGTAAAATAGTTGGAAAAGCAAAGACTTCTGAAGTAAGTATAGAAGATATTGCAAAAATGATGGTTGGTAGAGAGGTAATTTTAAAGGTTGATAAGGTTAAAAGTGAAATAGGAGAAAATATATATTCTATTGAAAATGTTTCATTAAAAAATAAAACAAGATCTCTTCTTGAAAATATAAACATACAAGTAAAAAAAGGTGAAATAGTTGGAATTGCTGGTGTTGAGGGTAATGGACAAACAGAATTACTCGGAATACTATCTGGAATAATAAAATGCTCAAATGGAAAAATAACTTTTAAAAATAAAGAAATAACATGTGAAGATCCGAGAAAAATAAGAAATCATAAAATAGGAATAATTCCAGAAGATAGATACGTAGATGGCTTATGTTCTGATATGCCGATATATAAAAATATGATTGCCGGATATCATTACTCTTATTCTTCACCAAAACTACATATTTTTAATTGGAATGATATAAAAAAGCACTGTGAAACTTTAAAAGAAAAATTCGATATAAGAACTAACTCAATTGAAGATAATGTGAGTTGTTTATCAGGTGGAAACGCTCAAAAAATAATAATAGCAAGAGAATTAAGTCAAAATCCAGAACTTTTAATAGTAAGTCAACCAACAAGAGGAGTAGATGTTGGTTCCATAGAATTCATTCACTCAGAAATAATGAACTGCAAAAAAAAGGGTATGGGAATTTTATTATTTTCTTCTGAATTATCTGAAATAATGAACTTAAGTGACAGAATTATAGTAATGTATAAAGGAAAAATAATAGGAGAACTAAACTCAAAAGAAGCCACAAAAGAAAAAATAGGATTAATGATGTCAGGACTAAGCGAGGAAGTGAATCATAATGATGAAAAAAATATTTAAATTCAATATAATGAAGTTTATA harbors:
- a CDS encoding PTS sugar transporter subunit IIA → MEDINVLLVCGSGASSGFMAANIRKQIKKVITSIDEVDKIEKSDLLISIIPIFENIPKNTVIITPFINYKDIDMIKEKIEKIKINKKKIRLKRHLVKISNPKFFYRNLEFKNDKEALRFMTKIMEEEGYIEKSYYNEILERENRASTAFGHIAVPHSMRMNAKKTGIFILLNEKYPINWNGQLVKIVLLFAINEYEREIFYDVYDNLIVLLLEEENAYKLTECVTYKQFIKEIIRLIK
- a CDS encoding endonuclease/exonuclease/phosphatase family protein, coding for MNKESMFRIGSFNIRYQNEDDIGLTSWVVRKNKVLELIRFHDIDIIGLQEVLKDQLIFLKNGLKGYDYVGVGREDGEEEGEFGPIFFKKDKFILEDWGVFWLSETPEVKGSMGWDAACIRIVTWAKFKVIKTGDSFYFFNTHLDHVGKEAMEQGTYLLLDNIKNIANKFPVLLTGDFNNTPNSEVYKILTRKSENFVKDSRYMSINEHYGCDFSFHNFKILEIFENIQKGLISDFPLIDYIFIKNNVKVINHAILPDNWNGVYPSDHMPVIIDIEL
- a CDS encoding NifB/NifX family molybdenum-iron cluster-binding protein; amino-acid sequence: MRLVMPVLSDDSIKSNINENFSKSEYFAFVDLESESSRISVVENPHKDDEDEKVAKYIGENQTDVVIADSIGEDMCKLLAEFKIKVFYDAKGTVEEVVNQFIQMLMSQQSSCGGCSGCGDGEHEHEGGCCGSDEGGCCGH
- a CDS encoding NifB/NifX family molybdenum-iron cluster-binding protein; its protein translation is MKKLAMPLLDDNGKDSVISEHFGHAPYFGYITLKDEGYDIDIQKNPLSEHAPGQIPGLMKENNVDVMVVRGIGSRAVEFFNQFDIEVYRGVSGNLKQIMEDYLSNNLEDDETYGCNHDHHH
- a CDS encoding ATP-binding protein, which translates into the protein MKIAVLSGKGGVGKTLVSTNLTNILSKYTKIELLDCDVEEPNSNIFFNFEFNKKEKINLLVPEIDNQKCTKCGLCADSCQFGAINVFNHGVMVFNSLCHGCGVCSIVCPHEAISEKEKSIGTIEYGQKNNIYFGQGLLNIGEPSGVKIIRTLKKHSKNINLQILDAPPGASCSVVETLKNMNYAIIVTESTPFGFHDMKSVIEICQKMGLKMGIIINRYDKDYTEIEEYLNKNNIEILEKIPFSKEIALMYSKGELISQNDKYKIIFQNILNKIGVVQ
- a CDS encoding ATP-binding protein, which translates into the protein MKQISIVSGKGGTGKTTLSGALNFLFQNNTAADCDVDASNLYLLLNPKLKKQYDYYGGKKAFIEQDKCIKCGKCQTLCRFDAIDFINEEFKINEYSCEGCNLCVLKCPVKAIELIDNRAGEYYLSENKKMKVIHGSLEPGEETSGGLVAEIRKKAIEVSKEEKTDYIIIDGAPGMGCPATSSITGVNYVIIVTEPTKSGIHDLKRIIDTTKHFKREFGIVINRFDLNIQNTELIEKFCKDNGIKLLGNISFDETVLKATQKQKSIIEYDSKAKEDIINIFNNLMEEIS
- a CDS encoding NifB/NifX family molybdenum-iron cluster-binding protein; translated protein: MKIALCSKENKKESLVDDRFARSEYFVIFDDEKKDFNFIKNNSNTEHGAGPKAIQFLAEQNVNIIIAPPLGKNATMAAEGSKIQVYLQENKSIEENLKAFKENLLNKQ
- a CDS encoding TIGR00266 family protein → MADIIDYKIVGDDMQLVEIELDPGEGVRAEAGAMMYMENDIMMQTNTGGGLFRGLKRMFTGESFFITNFVQNGSGKGHVAFGAPYPGKIVPLNLTDFNGTFICQKDSFLCAANGIEIEIELTKKIGTGLFGGEGFILQRLQGHGMAFIHAGGALVEKQLNAGEILKVDTGCIVGFSNSIHYDIEFIGGFKNALFGGEGMFLAKLSGPGTVYLQSLPFSRLADRIVAASGYSNRGEQRNSGTVAGDIIGGFFGGDREY
- a CDS encoding GntR family transcriptional regulator produces the protein MIGIDKNSGVPLYKQVMDDLERKIINGVYKIGELIPPEPELMSAYNVSRITIRRAIDDLSKKGYLDKRPGKGTFVINKHISMGTQEKIKLKSFSQKMRDMNIELHTKILSFKRVKVDIKSFDKAIPTNSHYYLLKRQRSINKEIIMEFDTYVSCKYDLEDLLENPKSIVSLYEIFNDRNIVLRRSVDYMEAILGKDLPDMSFEIEDNIPLLKKTRVSYDVDGDMVEYTEIYYKPSKYIYSNEYIYIE
- a CDS encoding MupG family TIM beta-alpha barrel fold protein is translated as MIEFGVALYPDDISISHDIKYLEMVRKYNFSELFLCLFSAENLENSKRIINIAKEMGFFITADIHFDVFKDHGLNYEDISFIKEIGLDAIRLDKGFSGFEEAMMTYNDFGIFIDLNISSDYNIVEKVLNYRPRKSFLRASHNYYPKDFTGLSEEYYIKSTSFAKLNGLKTSGFIFSQNGDFSIKSSISKTPMLEMHRNFDIVTQAKHLINMELSDKIIIGNCYAKEDEIKKLSELEESILSFDIIPMKGISDKEKEYLEFPLYTCRGDNSVYTIRTLEARKKIKNICVKNNSYDINRGDIFIDNENSEGYEGELSIALKNIKNNGNMNVLARVKEEEIFMLKYLDSWKKFNFNFMKGNGDYDRNR
- a CDS encoding BMP family lipoprotein; amino-acid sequence: MKKVFFILLSVLMLFLLVSCEKSDEKDGIKVAMITSQGGLGDKSWNDSGYQGLVKAKEGMDIETKVIEPKDAAEGEKFLNDLAQAGYDLIITMEYAHGDVLKEVAPKYKDTHFAIFNQVVDVPNVVSVVFGEHEGSFLAGALAALMTTDTSISRINSDKKIGFIGGIQSPGIDKFLVGYREGAKYIDKDIQVVVGYANSFGDPNKGKEIASSQINNGVDIIYSVAGGTGIGVFEEAENKNVYAIGVDTDQDYLKPGTILTSMLKRVDLSIYEIIKQLVDGKLQNNTVMTPALAQKGVSLTEMKYTKDDIPAKYLERLEEIKQDIINNKIKVTDITAK
- a CDS encoding ABC transporter ATP-binding protein, whose amino-acid sequence is MEMIINTQKLTKQFGDFFANKDIDLEIYKGDFHALVGENGAGKTTLMNMLYGLYTPSFGKIFIKGKEINIKNPKDAIKHGIGMVHQHFKLVESLSIFENIFLGNEITKNKMFINFEKEKKLVQNLIDEYGYSFSADTKIKDLSVGEKQKVEILKILYQNAEILILDEPTAVLTPQEVIELLNNLKKLQKKGKTIIIITHKLNEVKDFSDNITVLRKGKIVGKAKTSEVSIEDIAKMMVGREVILKVDKVKSEIGENIYSIENVSLKNKTRSLLENINIQVKKGEIVGIAGVEGNGQTELLGILSGIIKCSNGKITFKNKEITCEDPRKIRNHKIGIIPEDRYVDGLCSDMPIYKNMIAGYHYSYSSPKLHIFNWNDIKKHCETLKEKFDIRTNSIEDNVSCLSGGNAQKIIIARELSQNPELLIVSQPTRGVDVGSIEFIHSEIMNCKKKGMGILLFSSELSEIMNLSDRIIVMYKGKIIGELNSKEATKEKIGLMMSGLSEEVNHNDEKNI